A stretch of DNA from Sphingomonas ginkgonis:
GGATCGACCGTCGCCGTCCAGCGCAAGGCGATGACCACCGCCGCGCGGGAGGGCCGCCGCCGCGGCTTCGACTATTTCGGCGTCCTCGCGAGCGACGAGGGCCGGGAAGCCTCGACCGGTCTCGACCGCGGGCAGATCCCCACCCCGGACGACTCGCGCGCGCAGAGCGTCGGGAGCGCGACCTATGTCAGCGCCGCCGCCGCGCTCCGGGTCCGCTACTATCGCCGCGGCGAGCTTCCGCCGGCCGCGACGGGCCTCTACAGCACCGCCGTGCTGCGGCCCCGCTGAGCGCCGGTCCCCGACGCCCTCAGCGCGCCGGGTCGAGCCGGAGCAGCCGGCCTTCGTCCTCGAGCAGGTAGACGCTGCCGTCGGGGCCCTGCTCCACCTCGCGGATCCGGGCGCCCATGTCCCACTGGTCGGCCTTCTCCGCCCGGTCGCCGTCGAGGTGAACCCGGATCAGCGCCTGCCCCGACAGCGCGCCGAGCAGTAGGTCGTTCTTCCACCCGGGGAACTTCGCCCCGGTGTAGACGATCAGCCCGGCCGGCGACACTGACGGGTTCCAGAAGACCTTGGGCGGCTCGAACCCGTCGCCCGCCTTGTGGTCGGGGATGTCGACTCCATCGTAATTGCTGCCGTTCGAGGCCCGCGGCCAGCCATAGTTGCGGCCAGGCAGGATGAGGTTGACCTCGTCGCCGCCCTTCGGCCCCATCTCGATCTCCCACAGCTTGCCGTCTGGCGCGAAGGCGAGCCCGAGCGGGTTGCGGTGCCCGCTCGACCAGGTCTCGGCCGGGGTCAGGTTGGGTCCGGGCCAGCGGAAGCTCCGCCCGCTCGCCTTGCCGGCCGCGACGGTGTCCTTGGGCGGCGCGGTGATGCTGACGCTCGCCGCGCCAATCTTGCCCGCCAGCGGGTTGCCCGGGGCCGGCTGCCCGTCGAGGGTCAGGTGAAGGATCTTGCCGAGCGGCTGGCTCGGATCCTGCGCCGGCGTGAAGCGCTGCCGCTCGCCCGAGGAGAGGAATAGCGAGCGGCCGTCGGGCGCGAAAGCGATGCGGGCGCCGAACTGGCCGCCCTCGCCGCCCGCCGGGTCATGCCAGATGACCTTGAGGCCGGTCAGCCGCCAAGTGCCGCCCCCGGCCAGCGTCGCCCGGGCGAGCGCCAGTCCGCTGCCGCCCGCCGCCGACGGCTCGGAATAGGTGAGATAGACCGCCTTGCTGCTGGTGAAGTCGGGCGCGGGAACGACGTCGAGCAGGCCGCCCTGCCCCGAGAAGAGCACGTCGGGTCCGCCGCTCACCGGCTTCTTGGTTTTGGCCACCACGTCGACCAGCCAGATCCGGCCTTCCTTCTCGGTGACCAGCGCCTGATTTCCCATTCCGGGCAGGAACGCCATGGCCCATGCGGAACTGAAACTGGTTAGGGGCGTAACGGTGAAGGGACGGCCGCCGCCCGAGGGCGCGGCGCTGTCGGCCTTGGAGGAGTTTGCTGAACAGGCTGCGAGCGCACAACAGGCAAGCAGCCACTGGGACGCCTTCGATTTCATCATTTTCTCCTGCGCGCCGCCCCCGCGGACCGCTTCATGTAGAAAGCCTCCGCCCCTGCGACCGGTTCCCCTGCTATCCCTCGCCACCGCGACCCCGCCCTTCCGCCTGCCGCAAGCGGAAGCCAAGGCGCTCAGCCGAGACCTGTTCGAAGGCCGCAAGGGCCTGTTCGAACGCCTGTCCGGCGTGTTCGACAATGCCGGCATCGAGGGTCGCGACCTGGTCGCGCCGGTCGACTGGTACCGCGAGCCGCACGGCTATGAATCGCGCAACCGGCTCTATCTCGAGAGTTCGGAAGCGCTGTTCGAAACGGCCGCGGCCGCGGCGCTCGAGCGTGCCGGGCTGAAGGCCAGCGACATCGACGGCATCGTCACCGTCTCGACCACCGGCATCGCCACCCCCAGCCTCGAGGCGCGGGTCGCGCCGCGAATGGGGTTCCGCGACAATGTCCGGCGCGTCCCCCTGTTCGGGCTCGGCTGCGCCGGCGGGGTCGGCGGGCTCGCCACCGCGGCGCGGCTGGCGGGCAGCGAGCCGGGCAGCCGCTGGCTGTTCGTCACCATCGAGACCTGCTCCATCTCGATCCGGCTCGACAGCGACGATCCGGCCTCGCTGGTGGCGACCGCCCTGTTCGGCGACGGCGCCGCGGCCTGCGTGGTCGGCGGCGCGGAAGGAACCGGGCTGGCGACCATCACCAGGGCCGGCGAGCGGCTGTGGCCCGACACGCTCGGGATCATGGGCTGGCGGGTCGAGGATCCGGGCTTCGCGGTGGTGTTCGACCGCGCGATCCCGCCCTTTATCACCGCCGAGCTCAACGGCGCGGTCGCCGGTCTGCTCGCCGACTTCGGCCGCGAGTGGAGCGACATCGACCGGCTTTGCTGCCATCCCGGCGGCGCCAAGGTCATCCAGGCGATCGAAGAGGCGATGACGCTCGAGCCCGGCACGCTCGACCTCGAGCGCGAGGTGCTTCGAGACCATGGCAACATGAGCGCCCCGACCGTGCTGTTCGTGCTCGACCGGCTGCTGGGCCGGGGCTTGCCCAACACGGTGCTGATGACCGCCTTCGGGCCGGGCTTCACCTGCGCCGGAATGCTGCTGCAGCGATGACCCACCCGCTCTGGCCGGCGATCGCCATTCTCGCCTTCGTGACGCTGCAGCGGCTGCTCGAGCTGCCGCTCGCCCGCGCCAACACCCAGCGGCTGCTCGCGGCGGGGGCGAAGGAATTTGCGCCCGGCCACTACCCGCTGATCGTCGCGGTGCATGCCAGCTGGCTGGCCACCCTGTGGTGGCTGACGCCCGGCCGTCCGATCAGCGTCCCGCTCCTGCTGCTGTTCGGCCTGCTGCAGGTGGCGCGCATCTGGGTGCTACGGACGCTCGGCCCGCGCTGGACGACTCGGATCATCGTGCTGCCGGGCAAGCCGCTGGTGCTCGGCGGTCCCTATCGCTTCGTGAAGCACCCCAACTATATCGTCGTCGCGGGCGAGCTGGCGGTGCTTCCGCTGGTGTTCGGATTGCCGGTCGTGGCGCTCGTCTTCACCGTGTTGAACGGGCTGGTGCTGGCGATCCGGATCCGCGCCGAGGACCGCGCGCTCGCCGAGTCCGCTTCCCCGTTGCAGAGCCTGCAGCCTTAGCCTATATCGCTTCTCGTCTCCTCGACATCGTCAGATGCCTGAGGCTGGGCCCTCCCGGGTCCGGTCCGACGAACGCTTGCACCTAGACCAAGGACTTGAATGGCCGATCTCGCCGCCCTGACCCAGCTGATCGAGCCGGAGGTGAAGAGCCTCGGCTTCGCGCTGGTGCGCGTCGCGATGATCGGCGGCACGTCCGACCCGACGCTGCAGGTGATGGCCGAGCGGCCCGACACGCGCCAGCTCGACCTCGCCGACTGCGAGGCGATCTCGCGCCGCCTCTCCGACCGGCTCGACGCGGAAGAAGCCGCCGGGCGCGACCCGATCGACGAGGCCTACCGGCTCGAGGTCAGCTCGCCCGGGATCGACCGGCCGCTGACCCGCCGCGCCGACTATCGCGACTGGGCCGGGCACGAGGCCCGGCTTAAGCTCGCCGAGGTGGTCGACGGCGCCAAGCAGGTGTCGGGCGAGAT
This window harbors:
- a CDS encoding PQQ-dependent sugar dehydrogenase, which codes for MKSKASQWLLACCALAACSANSSKADSAAPSGGGRPFTVTPLTSFSSAWAMAFLPGMGNQALVTEKEGRIWLVDVVAKTKKPVSGGPDVLFSGQGGLLDVVPAPDFTSSKAVYLTYSEPSAAGGSGLALARATLAGGGTWRLTGLKVIWHDPAGGEGGQFGARIAFAPDGRSLFLSSGERQRFTPAQDPSQPLGKILHLTLDGQPAPGNPLAGKIGAASVSITAPPKDTVAAGKASGRSFRWPGPNLTPAETWSSGHRNPLGLAFAPDGKLWEIEMGPKGGDEVNLILPGRNYGWPRASNGSNYDGVDIPDHKAGDGFEPPKVFWNPSVSPAGLIVYTGAKFPGWKNDLLLGALSGQALIRVHLDGDRAEKADQWDMGARIREVEQGPDGSVYLLEDEGRLLRLDPAR
- a CDS encoding type III polyketide synthase encodes the protein MKGRPPPEGAALSALEEFAEQAASAQQASSHWDAFDFIIFSCAPPPRTASCRKPPPLRPVPLLSLATATPPFRLPQAEAKALSRDLFEGRKGLFERLSGVFDNAGIEGRDLVAPVDWYREPHGYESRNRLYLESSEALFETAAAAALERAGLKASDIDGIVTVSTTGIATPSLEARVAPRMGFRDNVRRVPLFGLGCAGGVGGLATAARLAGSEPGSRWLFVTIETCSISIRLDSDDPASLVATALFGDGAAACVVGGAEGTGLATITRAGERLWPDTLGIMGWRVEDPGFAVVFDRAIPPFITAELNGAVAGLLADFGREWSDIDRLCCHPGGAKVIQAIEEAMTLEPGTLDLEREVLRDHGNMSAPTVLFVLDRLLGRGLPNTVLMTAFGPGFTCAGMLLQR
- a CDS encoding isoprenylcysteine carboxyl methyltransferase family protein, whose product is MTHPLWPAIAILAFVTLQRLLELPLARANTQRLLAAGAKEFAPGHYPLIVAVHASWLATLWWLTPGRPISVPLLLLFGLLQVARIWVLRTLGPRWTTRIIVLPGKPLVLGGPYRFVKHPNYIVVAGELAVLPLVFGLPVVALVFTVLNGLVLAIRIRAEDRALAESASPLQSLQP
- the rimP gene encoding ribosome maturation protein RimP, with product MADLAALTQLIEPEVKSLGFALVRVAMIGGTSDPTLQVMAERPDTRQLDLADCEAISRRLSDRLDAEEAAGRDPIDEAYRLEVSSPGIDRPLTRRADYRDWAGHEARLKLAEVVDGAKQVSGEIEGIDGDTVRIGSPKGTREIPFDKIQSAKLLLTDKLINATAPLSTEGADSIQTIEG